Below is a genomic region from Brassica oleracea var. oleracea cultivar TO1000 chromosome C9, BOL, whole genome shotgun sequence.
TGTTTTTAGCTCTTCACCTTATGTTCTTAATCATTCTCATTACATTTGATCTAGAGGGTTGATTTTTTTTTATTGGTTAGAAAAGCTCGGCTCTTAATTCTGAGTAGGAATCAATCTTCAAGTTAAGAGATGGTTAAGATTTGAGAGTTAGAAAAAGCTTTCGAGATGCGGTACAGAAATTAGAAGAGTTGGAGCTACCAGATGGTTAGCGTTAACTCTTATTATCAGTGAAGAAAACCTTGTTGATCAGTGGCGATTGAAAGAAAGAGGAGCAGCAAGCAGTTTCAAGCGAATCGGTCGCGGAGATCAATGGTCCGGCAAGCTCTCCGGCTACGCTTTCTCACCTCGATTTTCAAAGTATCAAAGCCAACGGGTGTGCACGTGTCATAATTATGGGCTTGAGTCTGCTTGTAATATTAGCCTTTGGAATTTTATACAAAAGAATTGACAACAAAACTGTAAACGAAAATAAAACCTTATATATAAAAATATTACATCAAACTTTATAATATGATTCAAATAAGAATTCGAGATTAATAATCTACATGTTTTAGAATTGAAAAACCAAATGAATTAGATCAAACCAAGATTGTTACTTTGTTAATTAATTTTTTAGGTTAGCTAATATCGCAAATTTCATGTCAATAAAATCTTGGAGCAATAACATAGGTGACACTGATGTAACATTTGATTCATCAATACATATTATTTTAGTCATCTCACATTTTCAGACAATTAAATTATAAAATTTTCAATCAGATGTGTTCTCAACTAATAATATGATTCATGACAAATCTTTACAGAACATGTTATAATTTGATAATTTAATATAGATAATTATATTTATTTTTATTGTAAATAGAAAATAATAAAAATGATATTATTTACACCAAAATAAAAATAATATAACATTTTTAAATTTATTTTCACAAATATTTTCATTTTTCTAAAAAATTAGAAATCAAAGATCAAAAATGATATATATATATATATATTATAGAGAAATTCCTTAAAATAATCCGACCATTTTTTTTGTCACAAATATATCACTCAGGGATTAAATGATCAAAAAATGTTTCATTAAAAGTTAAATAGACATTTACGGATTTAATTAAATAAATAAATAAATACTGAAAATTTCAAATAAAAATTTTCAAATTAAATATTGGAAAAAAACCGAAAAATAAATAATTTTTTGAATTCAAAAATGTATTATTCAAAAAAAGTATGTTTTTAATCTTTTATTATTTATTTAAATAATTTTCTATATTTAAATATCTATAAAGTTAAGTTAAAAGAGATTTTTACCGCTTTAATGAAAGTTTCTATTGTTCATTTTCCTCCTTGCGTATTTTTTTGGTGGAAAACCTAAAAAATGTCATTTGATAAATTTGCCCTATATATTATTCTCAGAATTATCACAAAACCGAATAATCACGAAGGTCTTCTGCTATAGCTGAGCTTTCAGGCAACTAGGACATGGTCTTTGATTCATTTTATTAATTCGTTTGAAATAAGTTTATTTCCCATCTGTAAATGATCATTTTCTGAAGGAGTATCCATGTCATTACTTCTTTTTAAAAAATAATAAATAGAAAAAGTCAAGTTGTTTAAGAAACTTATGATACAACCAAAGATCCGAATCTTCATATCCGAAGATTCCAAAACGAAATGTAGATCAGACGGCTACAGGCTTGCATTATTCCCCTCTCTACCACAACATTAAACCGTACTTAACACAATAAAGACACGAAATATAAAAAGCAGAAGCAATACTATAGGAACAAAATTAAAAGGGAATATTTCCAGCATCATTCCTCAAAATAATTTCATTATTCAAAGCAACAACTTGGTCTTCCATTTTTTTCTCTTCACTTCAAAAAATTTAAAACCCCCAAAGAAAAAGAGAATACATAAAGACCTCCAACCAGCCCACACAAACTACAACTAACGTTCTTGAACATCAAATAGAGATGATGAAAGTGGCTTCGCCTCGTGCACAGGATGATTCAATCACGCAGAAAGTTTTTAGGCGAGTCTACAGCAATTTTAGCTTCTCGACGGTCGACGATGACTACAACCATAATCGTCGGAGATCAAGATCGGGTGATTACGGGAAGGAGAGTTTGAGGAAGAGAGGGTTTGAAGATAAAGAACAAGTTATGGAGATGGAGCAGATGGGAGCTGAGAGGATCAAAACTGTTCTTATTCTGATGAGTGATACCGGCGGTGGCCACCGTGCATCCGCTGAGGCTATACGTGACGCCTTCAATATCGAATTCGGAGATGACTACCGGGTAAATATATTTTTATTTATTTTGTTATGACGTAATTATATTATTTTTCTTCTCTCTTCATCTTCTTTCTCTTTACCTTGACTCAAACGCATCGGTGGAGCCGATATGTTACTTCTTCAATTATATGTGCCAAAAATCTAAGCATGTTAGTAGTTTTTAAAAATGTTTTTGGTTTGGAAAAAAATATTGTGACTAAACGTTTCGGTAATCACTCTGGCGTTTGCTGTTTTAGTAGAGAATTCTCACTTTTTAGTTTCTGTTCTAATATCTATTTTGAAGAAGAACAAAATTATTTTGAACGGTTCATAAAGAAAATTTCAAATCTGGTGTATATATATATATCTGAATAAATTTGTATCTGATTTGATTTATAGTCTGATTTGTAAGTGAATTACCAATGAACCTCAGCCGTCAATGTTAAAACCATCGAAATGCTCACGTATATTTTGAAAAAACAAATAATATCTACTTGGAAGTTTTGTAGCCTAGTATTGGATCTTGGCGTTTGCCAGGTTGTCGGAGATACACGAGTGATGTCAACATTTCGTGTCTTAAAAACCTGTCCCACGTTCTTTACTCATTTTTTTGTTGTTAATAATTGCACTACTTAAGTTTCTAGCTCTACGAAGTAATGTTTTACTATTATTTATTACAGATAATCATAAAAGACGTTTGGAAGGAATACACAGGATGGCCACTGAACGACATGGAGAGACAGTACAAGTTCATGGTGAAACATGTTGGTCTTTGGTCAGTCGCGTTTCATGGTACCTCTCCCAAATGGATTCACAGAAGTTATCTCAGTGCTCTTGCCGCCTATTATGCCAAGTATATACATGTTAACCACTATATATTGCCATTTTTCATCTTACCCTTTACTTTCATTAAATGTATTTTTACATCATTAGATGTAGTTATATACAAATATAATTAAGTTCTTATTTTGTTTTGTGGTGTAAAGAGAAATAGAGGCTGGTTTAATGGAGTATAAACCAGACATTATTATTAGCGTACATCCTTTGATGCAACACATCCCATTGTGGGTAATGAAAAGGCAAGGACTTCAAAAGAAAGTCATTTTCGTGACGGTTATCACTGATCTGAACACTTGCCACCGTACATGGTAAGATGATATCTAATATTTCTAAACGAAACAAATGAAAAAAAGACTCTGCTCGGGTCCAGTTTCTTGTTTTTATTTTTTTAAAATAGTAAGTAAAGAGTATAACTTCAATTTGTCTAAACATTTAAATTTAACATATATAGTAGCTCAAAATGAAATATTTAATCAGGTTCCATCATGGAGTCAGCAGATGTTACTGCCCATCCAAAGAGGTTGCAAAGAGAGCATTAGTAGACGGTCTTGGAGGCTCTCAGATTCGTGTCTTTGGCTTACCTGTCCGCCCATCATTCCCTCGCACTATTATCTGCAAGGTAAAATTAGTCCAGATTATACCACTTAGAGTTTTGGTTTTTCAAACACTAGAAGATCAACCATATGTATTACAATGTTTTGTTAGGATGATCTAAGGAGAGAGCTTGAAATAGATTCGAATTTACCTGCGGTTCTGTTAATGGGAGGTGGTGAAGGAATGGGTCCGGTTCAGAAAACCGCTCAAGCCCTCGGAGATTCTTTATATGACTCTAAAGAAAGAAAACCAATAGGACAACTGATTGTCATATGCGGCCGGAACAAAACTCTTGCCTCTGCATTAGCATCCCATGAATGGAAGATTCCAATCAAGGTAGCTTTTAAAATATGAACTTTTATTAGTACTTGTAGTAGGTGATTAATAACTTATATTATGATGTTTATACCTTACAGATTCGTGGATTTGAGACACAAATGGAGAAATGGATGGGAGCTTGTGACTGCATCATCACAAAGGTTAGTCATATCTTTAAATCCTCCATCCCCTACATTCACTTATGTTCTTATTTAGAAAAGACTTAAATTTGACTAGTGTTTATGACACAAAACAGGCCGGTCCAGGTACAATTGCAGAAGCATTGATTTGCGGCCTCCCAATTATCCTGAATGACTATATCCCCGGACAGGTACATTTACATTTTTAGCTTTACCCTTGAAATTATTTGGCCATATCATTAATCCACAAACTAACTCGTGTGAACGTAACTATCAAAGGAAAAAGGCAATGTACCGTATGTTGTGGACAATGGGGCTGGAATTTTCACTCGAAGTCCTAAAGAAACCGCGAAAACTGTGGCTGGTTGGTTCAGCAGCAAGAAAAACGAATTATATAAAATGTCAGAGAATGCTCTTAAGTTGGCGCAGCCCGAGGCAGTGTTCGACATTGTTAAGGATTTACATCATCTATCTCAACAGCAGCAACAACGTATTCAACTTTATAATGATTATTCCTACTGACCACTTCTACTTTAGCCTTCATTTTCCTCTTATTTCATGAATCGTTATGCTTGTATATTGTCTAGTGCACTGTCATTCTTTGATCATCTTTTGTAACATTTATATATGCATTGTCATTCTTTAATCAATCATTTGTAATATCTATCACATTTATTTTTAGTTTGCTGAACAAAAAAAGGTTATTGGTAAGTGAATTCTCATAAATTTTGAATTTTTTTAGATTCTATTTTTATTGGTTCTTAGATTTCAAAAATCTTAATAGAATACATTGTTATTGGTTTAAGAATTTTTAAAATCCATTCAAATCCCTTGTTATTCAAAAATTTTAGTTATTATTGATTCTATAATTCTAGCAAAATCTAGTATTATTGGGAGATAAATTCTATTCATTTTTACACATAAGACTTAACTTTCAAAATATCATATGTAATTTTGTGATTTTCAAAATCCATTTGATAAAAAACTAGAAAACAAAATAATTATTCTTACCAAATATCTATTGCACCTTAATTATATGTCCAAAACTATAATTCATTACATTTATATACTTTTACATTTTATAATATATAATTATTTTTATAAATAATTATCATTTTGAATATAAATATAAATAATTACATTTATAAATATTAATAATTTTAAAATAAAAATTTTAAAATAGTTTCAAAAAAAGTTTGAATTTAAAAAGAAAATCTGAGAGCCAAATTATAGGTTACGCGAACAAATCAGAGTTTAGAAAATATTTTTTTAAAAAAAATCCAAAATTAAAAAATTATTAAAAAGTTCAAAATTTGAAAACATATAATTCGAAATTATAAAAAAAAACTTATTTATTCTTAATTTTTATTATTTTATTACTTTATATATATAAAACAAGGGGTAAAATCTTCTTTTGTCTTTTTCATGAAATTGTTTTGGTCATTTTTCTCTTTGAATTCTTTTTTGTGACAAAAACTTTGAAATGGCTATTTAAGGAAAATTATCCAATATTGTATATATCACTATTTTTTTCTTTTTAATTTGGAAGAAAAAAACAAATAATAATGCTATATGATTTAGAAAATAAATAAATTGTATATTTACTTTACAAAAAGAAAATAGGTAATACAAATTCAGGAAAGACTATACTAATCTAAAAAATGTTACGATCAAATTTCATAAGTCAATGTATATAAATTTTCACAATCCAATTAACTTTTAAAATCTATGAACTCTTAAAATTCACAAATTCTACACAAATTCATCTCCCAATAACCTCCATCGCAAAAATATTATTCGATCTAAATGGATTTAACTATTAAGTCCAATTATGATGGTACAAATGTATAATTTGGCCTAGTAGCAAATGGGTTAACAAAGGGGAATAGACTTCAATGAAATTTTTCCTGATTGTTAAACTCACAAGTGTGACACTAATGTTGGGTTAACTTCTTCTAAAGGCTGCACAATGACTCAGATAGACGCTGTCTCCGCAATGAGTTTGATGATGATCTTGTTATGGATACAGATTCAATCTCATTTACTACTGCAATATTCTTCTCTTCCAAATATGGAACATTCTGTA
It encodes:
- the LOC106316128 gene encoding monogalactosyldiacylglycerol synthase 3, chloroplastic, with protein sequence MMKVASPRAQDDSITQKVFRRVYSNFSFSTVDDDYNHNRRRSRSGDYGKESLRKRGFEDKEQVMEMEQMGAERIKTVLILMSDTGGGHRASAEAIRDAFNIEFGDDYRIIIKDVWKEYTGWPLNDMERQYKFMVKHVGLWSVAFHGTSPKWIHRSYLSALAAYYAKEIEAGLMEYKPDIIISVHPLMQHIPLWVMKRQGLQKKVIFVTVITDLNTCHRTWFHHGVSRCYCPSKEVAKRALVDGLGGSQIRVFGLPVRPSFPRTIICKDDLRRELEIDSNLPAVLLMGGGEGMGPVQKTAQALGDSLYDSKERKPIGQLIVICGRNKTLASALASHEWKIPIKIRGFETQMEKWMGACDCIITKAGPGTIAEALICGLPIILNDYIPGQEKGNVPYVVDNGAGIFTRSPKETAKTVAGWFSSKKNELYKMSENALKLAQPEAVFDIVKDLHHLSQQQQQRIQLYNDYSY